From Lycium ferocissimum isolate CSIRO_LF1 unplaced genomic scaffold, AGI_CSIRO_Lferr_CH_V1 ctg9828, whole genome shotgun sequence, one genomic window encodes:
- the LOC132046193 gene encoding SPX domain-containing protein 1-like, translating to MKFWKILKAHIEETLPEWQDKFLSYKDLKKELKLIYPQPKDGDNNRPKKRQRLDDDDGVTKEVNDFVKLLEEEIDKFNSFFVEKEEDYIIQLKVLKERVAEMRKSNEEVIRVGRDVVDLHGEMVLLENYSALNYTGLVKILKKYDKLSGELLRLPFIQKVLEEPFFETEVLNKLVKECDTLLSHLLYQTEPLRVREATEGNAGGSGERPVKVPEDLAEIKNMENMYFRLTCSALRVLQEIRSGSSTVSMFSLPPMKTNELDKVWKNTPVVEQVAK from the exons ATGAAGTTCTGGAAAATCTTGAAAGCCCACATAGAGGAAACATTGCCTGAATGGCAAGATAAGTTCTTGTCATACAAGGATCTGAAGAAAGAGTTGAAATTGATTTATCCTCAGCCTAAGGATGGTGATAATAATAGGCCTAAGAAAAGGCAAAGgttggatgatgatgatggtgttACAAAGGAAGTGAATGATTTTGTGAAGCTGTTAGAGGAGGAGATTGACAAGTTTAACAGTTTCTTTGTTGAGAAAGAAGAGGACTACATCATTCAGCTTAAG GTATTGAAAGAGAGGGTAGCTGAGATGAGAAAGTCAAATGAAGAGGTGATTAGAGTAGGTAGGGACGTCGTGGATCTGCATGGAGAGATGGTTTTATTAGAGAATTACAGTGCTCTTAACTATACAG GACTTGTGAAGATTttaaagaaatatgacaaactCAGTGGCGAGCTTCTTCGTTTGCCTTTCATCCAAAAGGTGCTCGAGGAGCCATTCTTTGAAACAGAGGTTCTAAATAAACTAGTGAAGGAGTGTGATACCCTTCTTAGTCACCTCTTATACCAAACTGAACCACTTAGAGTACGAGAAGCGACAGAAGGTAATGCAGGAGGTAGTGGAGAGAGGCCAGTCAAAGTTCCTGAAGACCTTGCAGAGATAAAGAACATGGAGAACATGTACTTCAGACTTACATGTTCAGCACTGAGAGTCTTGCAGGAGATTCGTAGCGGAAGTTCAACTGTCAGCATGTTCTCTTTGCCACCAATGAAGACCAACGAGCTCGACAAAGTCTGGAAAAATACTCCAGTAGTTGAACAAGTAGCAAAGTAG